A stretch of Lactiplantibacillus brownii DNA encodes these proteins:
- the argH gene encoding argininosuccinate lyase, with protein MSTKKLWGGRFTETGAKYVDDFGASIGFDQLLAAEDITGSLAHVKMLKKTGILDAGDVDQIVAGLEKLAQKLQKGELEFSTVNEDIHMNIESLLTAEIGPVAGKLHTARSRNDQVATDFHLYMKHQLPKILDRLHDLETVLVEKASENVETIMPGYTHLQHAQPISYAHYLLAYYQMFKRDMERFEFNMQHTDISPLGAAALAGTTFPIDREYSAKLLGFSAVYHNSLDAVSDRDFVLEFLSNASILMMHLSRFCEEIVSWSSYEFNYLSLSDQFSTGSSIMPQKKNPDMAELIRGKSGRVYGNLMGLLTVMKAIPLAYNKDLQEDKEGAFDTVNTVLTSLHVFTGMLATLTVNEARMAHATTNDFSNATELADYLANKGIPFRQAHAIVGKLVLDGLKKNRPLQDIPLAEYKEISPLIDEDVYHDLDAKVAVERRHSLGGTGFDQIKAELKRANQQLAAYQSPDRDN; from the coding sequence ATGAGTACCAAAAAGCTTTGGGGCGGCCGGTTCACTGAAACGGGCGCCAAGTATGTGGATGATTTTGGTGCTTCAATCGGGTTTGATCAGTTGTTGGCCGCAGAAGATATTACCGGGTCATTAGCACATGTTAAAATGCTCAAGAAAACGGGTATTTTGGACGCGGGCGATGTTGACCAAATTGTGGCCGGCCTAGAAAAACTCGCACAGAAATTGCAAAAAGGTGAACTTGAATTCTCGACGGTCAACGAAGACATTCATATGAACATTGAATCGTTATTGACAGCTGAGATTGGCCCCGTTGCGGGTAAATTGCATACGGCACGTTCACGTAATGACCAAGTTGCCACGGATTTTCATTTATACATGAAACATCAATTGCCAAAAATTTTGGATCGGTTGCATGACTTGGAAACCGTCCTCGTGGAAAAAGCGAGCGAGAACGTAGAAACGATTATGCCAGGTTACACACACTTGCAACACGCACAACCCATCTCATATGCGCATTATTTACTGGCTTATTATCAGATGTTCAAGCGGGACATGGAACGTTTTGAATTCAATATGCAGCATACTGATATTTCACCTTTGGGTGCGGCGGCCTTGGCAGGGACAACTTTCCCAATTGATCGGGAATATAGCGCGAAACTATTAGGGTTCAGTGCGGTTTATCATAACAGTTTGGACGCGGTTTCTGATCGAGATTTCGTTTTGGAATTTTTGAGTAATGCTTCAATTTTGATGATGCACCTCTCACGCTTCTGCGAAGAAATCGTTTCTTGGAGCAGTTATGAATTTAACTATTTGAGCTTGAGCGATCAGTTCTCAACCGGTAGTTCGATCATGCCACAAAAGAAGAACCCGGATATGGCTGAATTAATTCGGGGTAAATCTGGTCGGGTCTACGGCAACTTAATGGGGTTATTGACCGTTATGAAAGCTATTCCACTCGCGTATAACAAGGATCTGCAAGAAGATAAAGAGGGCGCCTTTGATACGGTCAACACGGTGTTGACGAGTTTACATGTGTTTACTGGCATGCTGGCGACCCTAACCGTTAATGAAGCCCGGATGGCACATGCTACCACCAACGATTTCTCAAATGCGACTGAGTTGGCAGATTATCTTGCTAACAAGGGGATTCCGTTCCGCCAAGCCCATGCGATTGTGGGCAAGCTGGTCTTGGATGGATTGAAAAAGAATCGACCGTTGCAGGATATTCCGTTAGCGGAATATAAGGAAATTTCACCATTAATTGATGAGGATGTCTATCATGATTTAGACGCCAAAGTTGCGGTTGAACGGCGACACTCCTTAGGCGGTACCGGTTTTGATCAAATTAAAGCAGAACTCAAGCGTGCCAATCAACAACTGGCAGCGTACCAATCGCCTGATCGCGATAATTAA
- a CDS encoding heavy metal-binding domain-containing protein has translation MPKMLVTTTEQVPGQTYEIIGEVFGVTTQSKNVFRNIGASMKNIVGGEVKDYTKMLDEAREAAVDRLRTNAAALGADAVVMMRFDSGSIGTDIQSVAAYGTAVKFKEV, from the coding sequence ATGCCAAAAATGTTAGTAACGACTACGGAACAAGTTCCGGGTCAAACTTATGAAATTATTGGAGAAGTTTTCGGTGTCACGACGCAATCAAAAAACGTTTTCCGTAATATTGGTGCTTCCATGAAAAATATTGTAGGTGGCGAAGTCAAAGATTATACGAAAATGCTGGATGAAGCACGGGAAGCCGCGGTAGACCGGCTACGGACCAACGCGGCAGCACTCGGTGCGGATGCCGTCGTGATGATGCGCTTTGACTCTGGTTCGATCGGCACGGATATCCAATCTGTTGCGGCCTATGGGACTGCGGTGAAGTTTAAAGAAGTTTAA
- a CDS encoding HdeD family acid-resistance protein: MFNDHRWGFDWTEFMTGIVFLIAAYFVMKQPKAALLSLVFLFAIAAIISGITTIGGYTKLRRETGLRANFALVFAVIDLLVGLLFLFHAPTGIVVLGYVFAFWFLIDSIERLVVVSHLRVLGMGYYILSLILDILSLAIGIMLIFNPLVAAFSFNILVSVYFAIFGINAILIAFARRN; encoded by the coding sequence ATGTTTAATGATCATCGTTGGGGCTTTGATTGGACCGAGTTCATGACGGGTATCGTGTTCCTAATCGCGGCCTATTTTGTCATGAAACAACCTAAAGCCGCGTTACTTAGTTTAGTTTTCTTATTTGCGATTGCAGCCATTATTAGTGGGATTACTACGATTGGCGGTTATACTAAATTACGACGGGAGACCGGCCTCCGTGCCAATTTTGCACTCGTTTTTGCCGTCATTGATCTCTTAGTCGGGCTATTGTTCTTGTTCCATGCACCAACCGGTATCGTTGTTTTAGGTTATGTGTTTGCGTTCTGGTTCTTAATTGACTCAATTGAACGCTTAGTCGTCGTCTCGCATTTACGTGTGCTCGGGATGGGCTACTACATCTTGTCATTGATTTTAGATATTTTAAGTTTAGCCATTGGGATTATGTTGATCTTTAATCCACTTGTGGCGGCATTCTCATTTAATATCTTAGTCAGTGTTTACTTTGCCATTTTCGGGATTAACGCGATTTTAATTGCCTTTGCCCGGCGTAATTAG
- the rapZ gene encoding RNase adapter RapZ encodes MADSLQLVIVSGMSGAGKTVAVQSFEDLGYFCIDNMPPALLPKFSELVEESGKIKKVALVIDLRSRAFYDEIIDMLANLDNTDFVSTKIIFLDASNEELVSRYKETRRSHPLAMEGRIMDGVRKERSLLGPLKDRASYIIDTTTLTPRELRESIFDKFETSADETFHIEVLSFGFKYGLPIDADIVMDVRFLPNPYYLPELKNQTGLDKPVYDYVMQQPATEKFYQQFLGMLESIMPGYEAEGKTSLTIAIGCTGGQHRSVALAKRIGEALGKTYKVHISHRDIGKRKETVNRS; translated from the coding sequence ATGGCAGACTCATTACAATTAGTGATTGTCTCTGGAATGAGCGGTGCTGGTAAAACAGTGGCCGTCCAGAGTTTCGAAGATTTAGGTTATTTTTGTATTGATAATATGCCGCCAGCCTTATTGCCAAAATTTTCCGAGTTAGTCGAAGAATCTGGGAAAATCAAAAAGGTCGCGTTGGTGATTGATTTACGATCACGCGCGTTTTATGACGAAATTATTGATATGTTGGCAAATTTGGATAATACCGATTTTGTATCAACCAAGATTATCTTTTTAGACGCTTCTAATGAGGAATTAGTCTCACGTTATAAGGAAACGCGGCGGTCACATCCATTAGCAATGGAAGGCCGTATTATGGATGGGGTGCGCAAAGAGCGGTCGTTATTAGGACCATTGAAGGATCGGGCGTCATATATTATTGATACGACGACGCTCACGCCACGTGAATTGCGTGAATCAATCTTTGACAAGTTTGAAACGAGTGCGGATGAGACTTTTCACATTGAAGTCTTATCATTTGGGTTCAAGTATGGCTTGCCAATCGATGCCGATATCGTGATGGATGTCCGCTTCTTACCAAATCCATATTATTTACCAGAATTAAAAAATCAGACCGGTTTGGACAAGCCAGTCTATGATTACGTGATGCAACAACCTGCGACTGAAAAGTTTTATCAACAATTTTTAGGCATGCTAGAAAGTATCATGCCAGGCTATGAAGCCGAAGGGAAAACTAGTTTGACGATTGCGATTGGTTGTACTGGTGGGCAACACCGTTCTGTGGCGTTAGCGAAGCGCATTGGTGAAGCCTTGGGGAAAACGTATAAGGTGCACATCAGTCATCGTGATATCGGCAAACGGAAGGAAACCGTTAATCGCTCATGA